A region of uncultured Draconibacterium sp. DNA encodes the following proteins:
- the pgi gene encoding glucose-6-phosphate isomerase: MLPKINPIETKAWQKLEEMYFEFEGTHMKDLFAADADRFEKYSLKFEDILLDFSKNIVNDEVKAALIELAEECGLKDAISAMFSGQKINATEDRAVLHVALRDRSNTPIVVDGEDVMPEVNAVLDQMKGFTEKVISGEWKGYTGKSITDVVNIGIGGSDLGPLMVTEALKPYKNHLKLHFVSNVDGTHIAETLKEVDPETTMFIVASKTFTTQETMTNANTAKDWFLESAKEIENVAKHFVAVSTNADAVSAFGIDTANMFRFWNWVGGRYSLWSAIGLSIMLGIGYDNYIELLEGAHAMDNHFSETDFDKNIPVILAMIGLWYNNFYGAESEAILPYDQYMHRFSAYFQQGNMESNGKYVDRNGEQVDYQTGPIIWGEPGTNGQHAFYQLIHQGTKLIPCDFIASAINHNKVGDHHPKLLANFFAQTEAMMVGKTEEQVVAELKAAGKSEAEIKELTPFKIFMGNIPTNSILVKQLTPRVLGSLIAMYEHKIFVQGIVWNIYSFDQWGVELGKQLANAILPELNNDDKVTGHDASTNGLINAWKAMR; the protein is encoded by the coding sequence ATGTTACCTAAAATTAATCCTATTGAAACCAAAGCCTGGCAAAAACTGGAAGAGATGTACTTCGAGTTTGAAGGCACCCATATGAAAGACCTGTTTGCAGCCGATGCAGACCGCTTTGAAAAGTACTCACTGAAATTTGAAGATATCCTGCTCGACTTCTCGAAAAACATTGTTAACGATGAGGTTAAAGCGGCTTTAATTGAGTTGGCTGAAGAGTGTGGTTTAAAAGATGCCATTTCTGCCATGTTCTCGGGACAGAAAATAAACGCTACCGAAGACCGTGCAGTACTGCATGTGGCGTTACGTGACCGCAGCAATACACCAATTGTTGTTGACGGCGAAGATGTAATGCCTGAAGTAAATGCAGTGCTCGACCAAATGAAAGGTTTTACCGAAAAAGTGATTTCGGGCGAGTGGAAAGGCTACACCGGAAAATCAATTACCGATGTGGTAAACATTGGAATCGGCGGATCGGATTTGGGGCCGTTAATGGTTACCGAGGCTTTAAAACCTTACAAAAACCATTTGAAACTGCACTTTGTATCGAATGTTGACGGAACGCACATTGCAGAAACTCTAAAAGAAGTTGATCCGGAAACAACGATGTTTATTGTGGCATCTAAAACATTCACCACACAGGAAACCATGACCAATGCCAACACGGCTAAAGACTGGTTTTTAGAGTCGGCAAAAGAGATTGAGAACGTAGCCAAACACTTTGTTGCTGTTTCGACCAATGCAGATGCGGTTTCGGCTTTTGGTATCGATACAGCAAATATGTTCCGATTCTGGAACTGGGTAGGAGGTCGTTATTCGTTGTGGTCGGCCATTGGTTTAAGCATTATGCTGGGCATTGGTTACGACAATTATATCGAGCTGCTGGAAGGAGCTCATGCCATGGATAACCATTTCAGCGAAACCGATTTCGATAAAAATATCCCGGTAATTCTGGCTATGATCGGACTTTGGTATAACAATTTCTATGGTGCAGAAAGTGAAGCTATTCTACCTTACGACCAGTATATGCACCGTTTTTCTGCTTATTTCCAACAAGGAAATATGGAAAGTAACGGTAAATACGTTGACCGTAACGGTGAGCAAGTGGATTATCAAACCGGCCCTATTATCTGGGGAGAACCCGGAACAAACGGTCAGCATGCATTTTATCAGCTGATTCACCAGGGAACAAAACTGATTCCCTGCGACTTTATCGCATCGGCAATTAACCACAATAAAGTAGGCGATCATCATCCGAAATTACTGGCCAATTTCTTTGCACAAACCGAAGCAATGATGGTAGGAAAAACCGAAGAACAGGTAGTTGCTGAATTAAAAGCTGCCGGCAAATCGGAAGCAGAGATCAAAGAACTGACACCGTTTAAAATATTCATGGGCAACATCCCAACCAACTCGATTTTGGTGAAACAATTAACACCACGTGTTTTGGGATCGTTAATTGCCATGTACGAACACAAAATCTTTGTTCAGGGAATTGTCTGGAATATATACAGTTTCGATCAGTGGGGAGTTGAGTTGGGTAAACAATTGGCCAACGCCATTCTGCCGGAACTGAACAACGACGATAAAGTAACAGGCCACGATGCATCAACCAATGGTTTAATTAATGCCTGGAAAGCTATGAGATAA
- a CDS encoding ABC transporter permease, giving the protein MFIKRYLHDILIAVEAIIANRLKSILTALGIIFGVAAVISMMAIGNGAEQEILEQIKLVGVNNIVITPSTYSLSDGTGGDGNGNGQATAKKFSKGLTLHDVEAIKKVVPTVERISPVISFNYSALLNGISKPVVLEGIDNHYFDLFNMQLAEGNRFNDIQAEKGLPVCVVGNNIKEQFFRQQDPIGKYIKCGQIWLKIIGVVERRDFTASASDELGISSSDNKIFIPVQTMLMRFKNRSLIRADEVLSANKNANGNGMVVIYGGPEQKEDPIDTDPNLNQLDKIVVQIKETEQLSASATLIKRMLLRRHSDLYDFEVTIPELLLKQQQKTKKIFNIVLGVIAGISLVVGGIGIMNIMLASVLERIREIGVRQALGAKQKDIIAQFLSESTLISLTGGIIGIILGVVLSQIITAMFDIKTIVSAFSIFIAFGVSVGVGIIFGYLPAKRAAANDPVVSLRS; this is encoded by the coding sequence ATGTTTATAAAAAGATATTTACACGATATTCTGATAGCGGTTGAAGCCATTATTGCCAACCGCCTGAAATCGATACTTACCGCACTCGGTATCATCTTTGGTGTAGCTGCGGTAATCAGCATGATGGCCATTGGAAATGGTGCCGAGCAGGAAATTCTGGAGCAGATAAAACTGGTTGGCGTAAACAACATTGTTATTACACCAAGTACATATTCCTTATCCGACGGAACGGGCGGAGATGGCAATGGCAATGGTCAAGCCACCGCAAAGAAATTCTCAAAAGGACTGACACTTCACGATGTTGAGGCCATTAAAAAGGTGGTTCCTACTGTCGAACGTATTTCACCGGTTATCTCTTTCAACTATTCAGCACTGCTAAACGGAATAAGCAAACCTGTTGTGCTCGAAGGAATTGATAATCACTACTTCGATTTGTTTAATATGCAACTGGCCGAAGGAAATCGTTTTAACGACATACAAGCTGAAAAAGGACTCCCCGTTTGTGTGGTAGGAAATAACATTAAAGAGCAATTTTTTCGCCAACAGGATCCCATTGGGAAATACATAAAGTGCGGACAAATATGGCTAAAAATTATTGGGGTTGTGGAACGACGCGATTTTACCGCATCGGCATCCGACGAACTGGGAATTAGTAGTTCCGACAATAAAATTTTTATCCCCGTGCAAACCATGCTGATGCGGTTTAAAAACCGTTCGCTCATCAGGGCCGACGAAGTTTTAAGTGCCAATAAAAACGCTAATGGCAATGGTATGGTTGTTATTTATGGCGGCCCGGAACAAAAAGAAGATCCGATAGATACCGACCCGAATCTTAACCAACTTGATAAGATCGTTGTTCAGATAAAAGAAACAGAACAACTGAGCGCTTCGGCAACATTAATAAAACGTATGTTGCTCAGACGCCACTCCGATTTGTACGATTTTGAAGTTACGATCCCTGAACTTCTGCTAAAACAGCAACAAAAAACAAAAAAAATATTCAATATCGTTTTGGGTGTTATTGCCGGTATTTCGCTTGTTGTTGGCGGAATTGGCATTATGAATATTATGCTGGCATCGGTATTGGAACGCATCCGCGAAATTGGTGTCCGACAGGCATTGGGTGCCAAACAAAAAGACATTATCGCACAGTTTCTTTCCGAGTCAACGTTAATCAGTTTAACGGGAGGAATTATCGGAATTATTCTGGGTGTTGTGCTTTCACAAATCATTACGGCGATGTTCGATATTAAAACAATTGTTTCTGCCTTTAGCATTTTTATTGCTTTTGGCGTGTCGGTTGGAGTCGGAATTATCTTTGGTTATCTGCCTGCCAAACGTGCAGCAGCTAACGATCCGGTAGTAAGTCTTCGTTCATAA
- a CDS encoding CDP-alcohol phosphatidyltransferase family protein — MVKEKIYNIPNALSAYRLFIFPFVLFLLFRKNENLFSIFIAINLFTDFLDGFIARTFNMVTQFGARLDSLADYGTYLLAFYGLFVFKRDDLNAHGGILYLFILLLVLSQIIHIYKFGTFSSLHLYSFKTTGYLQGVLFILWFFVGFFPAYYYFAMGFGVLAELELITTMLVLKEKCSNARGIYWVLKDRKQCKSDRSSTVLN, encoded by the coding sequence ATGGTGAAGGAAAAAATCTATAATATTCCGAACGCACTGAGTGCATACCGCCTTTTTATCTTTCCATTTGTTTTATTCCTGCTTTTTCGGAAGAATGAGAATCTATTTTCAATTTTTATTGCAATTAACCTTTTTACCGATTTTCTGGATGGTTTTATTGCCCGGACTTTTAATATGGTAACCCAGTTTGGTGCGCGTCTTGATTCGCTCGCAGACTATGGAACTTATCTACTGGCTTTTTACGGTTTGTTCGTATTTAAACGTGATGACCTCAATGCTCATGGGGGGATTTTATATCTGTTTATTTTGTTGCTGGTTCTTTCTCAGATTATTCATATTTATAAGTTCGGAACCTTTTCGAGTCTCCACCTTTATTCGTTTAAAACAACTGGTTATTTGCAAGGAGTACTTTTCATCTTGTGGTTCTTTGTCGGGTTCTTTCCGGCGTACTATTATTTTGCAATGGGATTTGGCGTTTTGGCAGAATTGGAACTGATAACCACCATGTTGGTATTAAAAGAAAAATGTTCCAATGCCAGGGGGATTTACTGGGTGTTAAAGGATAGAAAACAGTGTAAATCAGATAGAAGTTCCACTGTGTTAAATTAA
- a CDS encoding DMT family transporter: MKTATFKGYLLALVATIAFSNVYIFSKAALNEIHLTQFGIYWCGFGMLFSFLFALKDKKLGQLKVLDKSQRRILLLLGILEILTTTSFFISINIIPDPSVTSFIGNLFPVMVTLGGIVLLKEKFGWVEVIGASLALIGTFIISYSGGTSLKTLFIAGTGVVVINALFATTATLIVKVHVKNISPELFNLNRYTWLFAFSLIAFFIYSPEATIPSRAFANISIGSFLEFVAILTVYYSYQFIDASRSAVVQTLKGIFVLIGAYLVFHTFPLLHQFIGGMITVIGVLVMTMAQAGILKPKLSN, encoded by the coding sequence ATGAAAACAGCCACATTTAAGGGGTACCTTCTGGCCCTTGTTGCCACAATTGCATTCTCTAACGTTTATATATTTAGTAAGGCTGCGTTAAACGAAATTCACTTAACACAATTTGGTATTTACTGGTGTGGTTTTGGCATGCTGTTCAGTTTCCTTTTTGCCCTAAAAGACAAAAAACTGGGTCAGCTGAAGGTTCTCGATAAAAGTCAACGTCGTATACTTTTGCTACTGGGTATTCTGGAAATACTTACAACCACTTCATTTTTTATATCTATAAATATTATCCCCGATCCTTCCGTAACATCGTTTATCGGTAATCTTTTCCCGGTGATGGTTACTTTGGGTGGAATTGTTCTACTAAAAGAAAAATTTGGTTGGGTAGAAGTCATTGGTGCTTCGCTGGCACTTATCGGTACTTTTATCATTAGTTATTCGGGCGGCACAAGTTTAAAAACGCTGTTTATTGCGGGTACCGGAGTGGTTGTAATTAACGCGCTTTTTGCCACCACCGCTACACTTATTGTAAAAGTGCATGTAAAAAATATTAGCCCCGAACTGTTTAACCTGAACCGTTACACCTGGCTGTTTGCATTTTCGCTTATCGCATTTTTCATCTACAGTCCTGAAGCCACCATACCATCCAGGGCTTTTGCAAATATCTCAATCGGGTCTTTCCTCGAGTTCGTCGCCATTTTAACGGTGTATTATTCCTATCAGTTTATCGATGCATCGCGCTCGGCAGTGGTGCAAACGCTAAAAGGTATATTTGTTTTAATAGGTGCCTACCTTGTCTTTCATACCTTTCCGTTGCTGCACCAGTTTATTGGCGGAATGATAACAGTTATTGGGGTACTGGTAATGACAATGGCACAAGCCGGTATTTTAAAACCCAAACTCTCAAACTGA
- a CDS encoding TolC family protein: protein MKNIFLSLIFILGLTKLAAAQEELVLTLPEVIDIASEQSIDAFRNKNMYLASYWEHRFYKAERLPSISLSANPADFNRFNNKEYNFETNEDEFRLREYFNSEVSVSAVQNVSLTGGQVFLRSELGMIKNLGGDKNTSFNATPISIGFSQELNGYNRLKWQSKIEPLKFEKAKKEFIQDMEDLRVTSTSRFFGLINAQIQKNIAEMNYANADTLYKIGKGRFQVGTVTQDELLELELRLLNSEQALSIAQLGEKRAQARLNSFLGLPKETIIKCIVPSEIPELKINPDQAIDEAIKNNPEILNHQQQRLQQDENVAEAKSERGLNTTLYAMYGLNKSADNFDNVYTEPDKSQVFSLGLNIPIVDWGRGKGRYSMAKSNREVALATIRQERIDFEQDIYQSVLEFNLQAGQVNTAAKADTVAQMGYNVTFQRFLIGKIDVTRLNIASNDQETARMAYLTRLRDYWSAYYRLRSLTLFDFENKKPLEADYDKLLED, encoded by the coding sequence ATGAAAAACATATTTCTCTCATTAATATTCATTTTGGGCCTTACGAAATTAGCCGCAGCCCAGGAAGAACTGGTGTTAACACTTCCCGAAGTAATTGATATTGCTTCAGAACAATCAATCGATGCGTTCCGAAATAAAAACATGTATTTGGCCAGCTACTGGGAACACCGGTTTTATAAAGCCGAGCGTTTGCCCAGCATTTCATTAAGCGCCAATCCTGCAGATTTTAATCGTTTTAACAATAAGGAATACAACTTTGAAACCAACGAAGATGAATTCCGTTTGCGCGAATATTTTAACTCTGAAGTTTCGGTTTCAGCCGTTCAGAACGTTTCGCTAACCGGCGGACAGGTATTTTTACGTTCGGAACTGGGTATGATTAAAAACCTCGGTGGAGACAAAAATACTTCGTTTAATGCAACGCCTATCAGTATTGGATTTTCGCAGGAATTGAACGGCTACAACCGCCTGAAATGGCAATCGAAAATTGAACCGTTAAAATTTGAGAAGGCCAAAAAAGAATTCATCCAGGATATGGAAGATCTGCGTGTAACTTCCACCTCACGTTTTTTTGGGTTGATTAATGCCCAGATTCAGAAAAATATTGCGGAGATGAATTATGCCAACGCTGATACTCTTTATAAAATTGGTAAAGGACGCTTCCAGGTAGGAACTGTAACTCAGGATGAATTGCTGGAACTGGAGCTCCGTTTGCTGAACAGCGAGCAGGCACTTAGTATAGCACAGCTTGGAGAAAAAAGAGCACAGGCAAGGTTGAACTCGTTTCTAGGACTTCCGAAAGAAACCATTATAAAATGTATTGTTCCCAGCGAAATTCCGGAGCTAAAAATTAATCCGGACCAGGCGATTGATGAGGCGATTAAAAACAATCCGGAGATTCTTAACCATCAGCAACAACGACTTCAGCAGGACGAAAATGTAGCGGAGGCAAAATCAGAACGAGGGCTGAATACCACGCTGTATGCCATGTATGGATTAAACAAAAGTGCCGACAATTTTGATAATGTGTACACCGAACCCGACAAAAGCCAGGTGTTTAGTCTGGGCTTGAACATCCCCATTGTTGACTGGGGACGTGGTAAAGGACGTTATTCAATGGCCAAATCAAACCGCGAAGTGGCCCTTGCAACAATCAGGCAGGAACGTATTGATTTTGAGCAAGACATTTACCAGAGTGTGCTGGAGTTCAATCTTCAGGCCGGACAAGTAAACACGGCCGCAAAAGCCGATACGGTTGCACAAATGGGTTACAACGTTACCTTTCAGCGTTTCCTCATTGGCAAGATTGATGTAACACGACTAAACATAGCCAGCAACGACCAGGAGACTGCGCGCATGGCTTACCTTACGCGACTACGCGATTACTGGTCGGCTTATTACCGATTGCGCAGTTTAACGCTTTTTGATTTTGAAAATAAGAAACCGCTTGAAGCCGATTACGACAAACTTTTAGAAGACTAG
- a CDS encoding M14 family metallopeptidase → MKKFLKVAGVTIVVLVVFVLGYAYVSFNSYSPTDPDVTVDKAKLAYYQNSWEDCRAAFRAQANSMKTRFDSVAIFSRSVESKTDTGLTIDFCYIPANDSTEKLVMICSGTHGIEGFVGSAVQQQLMADFFKPEMFNNTGVLLVHGLNAWGFKHQRRFTENNVDLNRNYSTDKSLFETKNDGFVALYDMLTPKGKLNMNSVSNKFFLVTAVNQIARKGMPALLQAFAQGQYEFQEGIYFGGHDFEQQVAIMSEVLTDIAAPYSTLLNLDLHTGFGERGELHLFPNPIDDPELKAKTEEVFKGYQIDWGDSDDFYTVHGQFVEFIGDLLPGKTSIPMLMEFGTLNTGSTIGAVKSAHISIAENQGAHYGYKSEKDSLKALAGYYEMFYPPSEKWRSNALTVSQEMMGDIWENFAEL, encoded by the coding sequence ATGAAAAAATTTCTAAAAGTTGCCGGAGTAACCATCGTTGTTTTGGTTGTATTCGTGTTGGGGTACGCGTATGTGAGCTTTAATTCCTATTCGCCCACCGATCCAGATGTAACGGTTGACAAAGCAAAACTGGCTTATTACCAGAACTCGTGGGAAGATTGTCGGGCAGCGTTCAGAGCGCAAGCCAATTCCATGAAAACGCGGTTTGATAGTGTGGCCATATTTTCGCGGTCGGTAGAAAGTAAAACCGACACCGGTTTAACCATCGATTTTTGCTACATCCCTGCAAACGACTCCACCGAAAAACTGGTGATGATTTGCTCCGGCACGCATGGCATTGAAGGCTTTGTGGGTAGTGCGGTGCAGCAACAACTAATGGCCGATTTTTTTAAGCCTGAAATGTTTAATAATACCGGAGTTTTGTTGGTGCATGGATTAAATGCCTGGGGCTTTAAACACCAGCGGCGTTTTACCGAAAATAACGTCGATCTGAACCGAAATTACAGTACCGATAAATCACTTTTTGAAACCAAAAACGATGGTTTTGTGGCGCTTTACGATATGCTTACGCCCAAAGGGAAGCTGAACATGAACAGTGTTAGCAACAAATTTTTTTTGGTAACGGCTGTTAATCAAATTGCCCGAAAGGGGATGCCGGCTTTGTTACAGGCTTTTGCGCAGGGTCAGTACGAATTTCAGGAAGGAATTTATTTTGGTGGCCACGATTTTGAGCAACAGGTGGCAATCATGTCGGAGGTATTAACCGACATTGCAGCTCCATATTCCACGCTCTTAAACCTCGATTTGCACACCGGTTTTGGCGAGCGGGGAGAGTTGCATCTGTTCCCGAATCCAATCGATGATCCGGAATTAAAAGCAAAAACCGAGGAGGTATTTAAAGGCTACCAAATCGATTGGGGCGACTCGGATGACTTTTACACGGTACATGGTCAGTTTGTTGAATTTATTGGCGATTTGCTGCCCGGAAAAACCTCGATTCCCATGTTGATGGAATTTGGCACTTTAAATACCGGCTCGACTATTGGTGCGGTAAAATCGGCACACATTTCTATTGCCGAAAACCAGGGCGCACATTACGGGTATAAATCAGAAAAGGACAGTTTAAAAGCATTGGCCGGTTATTACGAAATGTTTTATCCTCCATCGGAAAAATGGCGCAGCAATGCGCTTACTGTTTCGCAGGAAATGATGGGAGATATCTGGGAGAACTTTGCCGAGTTGTAA
- a CDS encoding efflux RND transporter periplasmic adaptor subunit, whose amino-acid sequence MKKKNWLFAAMAVVLLFVVLIILSGSKTETTQITTTVKKGPFEVLVYSSGQLESENSDNVYVPEELKDRQTRISSLTITDIVEEGTYVDSGDYVATLDHQAVQEQLKDAQDELEKILSEYNDSKIDSNLTLSNERDQIINATLDVEERKIAVDESIYESPSEQKKVKMDYDKALRKLEQSKQAYALKTQQEINKVNRKFITYKQVKQRVDALEKLMDNLIIYSPKAGIISYYQYEWGGTVETGSRVSQYSPIVATFPNMDNLVTKTFINEIDIALIKPGQKVRIGIDAFPDKTLMGEVATVANMGQLMPKSDAKVFEVKIKVDGSDQELKPAMTTSNTIQASFIEDATYIPIEAVFSNDSLSYVYLSDSKTKQIIEPGEANENYMVVNQGLDEGQEVQLLEPEDAGDYELAGFEIYTDIKRKAAEKAAEEAARKKERKEQKAPELPQGMALPAGVTVISAN is encoded by the coding sequence ATGAAGAAAAAAAACTGGCTGTTTGCCGCCATGGCAGTAGTTCTACTGTTTGTGGTACTCATTATTTTATCCGGTTCGAAAACCGAAACCACTCAAATTACCACTACCGTAAAGAAAGGCCCTTTTGAAGTGCTGGTGTACTCAAGCGGGCAACTCGAATCGGAAAACTCCGATAACGTTTATGTTCCCGAAGAACTGAAAGATCGCCAAACCCGTATTTCCTCTTTAACAATTACCGATATTGTAGAAGAGGGAACTTATGTTGATTCGGGCGATTATGTGGCCACTCTGGACCATCAGGCCGTTCAGGAACAGTTAAAAGATGCCCAGGATGAACTGGAAAAAATCTTGTCGGAATACAACGACAGTAAAATCGACTCTAACCTCACACTCAGTAACGAACGCGACCAGATTATTAATGCCACCCTTGATGTGGAAGAAAGAAAGATTGCAGTTGACGAATCGATTTATGAATCGCCATCGGAGCAAAAAAAGGTAAAAATGGATTACGATAAAGCCTTGCGAAAACTGGAACAATCGAAACAGGCTTACGCTCTAAAAACCCAACAGGAAATTAATAAGGTGAACCGCAAATTCATTACCTACAAACAAGTAAAACAACGTGTTGATGCCCTGGAAAAATTAATGGATAATTTGATTATTTATTCGCCCAAAGCAGGTATTATTTCCTATTACCAATACGAGTGGGGAGGTACCGTTGAAACCGGGTCGCGCGTATCGCAGTATAGTCCGATTGTTGCCACTTTCCCTAACATGGATAATCTGGTTACCAAAACCTTTATTAACGAAATTGATATTGCACTTATAAAACCCGGACAGAAAGTAAGAATTGGAATTGATGCCTTCCCCGATAAAACATTAATGGGCGAAGTAGCCACCGTGGCAAACATGGGGCAGTTAATGCCCAAAAGCGATGCCAAGGTTTTTGAAGTGAAAATTAAGGTCGATGGCTCGGATCAGGAGCTAAAACCGGCCATGACCACCAGCAACACCATTCAGGCCAGTTTTATTGAAGATGCCACTTATATTCCTATCGAAGCCGTATTTTCAAACGATAGTTTGTCGTATGTATATCTTTCTGATTCGAAGACAAAACAAATTATTGAGCCGGGCGAAGCCAACGAAAATTATATGGTAGTAAACCAGGGGCTTGATGAAGGACAGGAAGTGCAGCTACTGGAACCCGAAGATGCCGGCGATTACGAACTGGCAGGTTTTGAGATTTATACCGACATAAAACGGAAAGCAGCCGAAAAAGCGGCAGAGGAAGCCGCAAGAAAGAAGGAACGGAAAGAACAAAAAGCGCCCGAATTACCTCAGGGAATGGCATTGCCTGCGGGAGTTACTGTTATTTCGGCCAATTAA
- a CDS encoding NAD(P)H-dependent glycerol-3-phosphate dehydrogenase, with protein sequence MNLKTDKVGIIGSGSWATALAKILLENVNEINWYFRKQSTIETFKKNKHNPRYLHEVEFDTSKINFCDDINCIIEHSDILIIAVPSAFLPTVLDGVEDLSGKYILSGVKGIVTDENLLVAEYLQKYFNVDHDMIGVLAGPCHAEEVAREKLSYLTVACTTEEKAMKFTQLIECDYIYTSASDDIWGTEYAAVLKNVIAIAAGIAHGQRFGDNFHAVLVSRAIQEIKRFVDQVHPINRDIKAPAYLGDLMVTAYSQFSRNRTFGSMIGKGYSVKAAQLELNMVAEGYYATKSIYQINQQYKVDMPICEAAYKILYDKIPPHKVFGELTRKLC encoded by the coding sequence ATGAATTTAAAAACAGATAAAGTTGGCATAATTGGGAGTGGTAGCTGGGCAACGGCTTTGGCGAAAATTCTGTTAGAAAACGTAAACGAGATTAACTGGTATTTTCGTAAGCAATCAACCATCGAAACGTTCAAAAAGAACAAACACAATCCGCGTTATTTGCACGAAGTTGAGTTTGATACCTCAAAAATTAATTTCTGCGACGATATAAATTGTATCATTGAGCATTCCGATATACTTATTATAGCCGTTCCTTCGGCATTCCTTCCTACCGTATTAGACGGTGTTGAAGATCTTTCGGGTAAATACATCTTATCAGGGGTTAAAGGAATTGTTACCGACGAAAACCTTTTGGTGGCTGAATATTTGCAAAAGTATTTTAATGTCGATCATGATATGATTGGTGTTTTGGCCGGTCCGTGTCATGCCGAAGAAGTTGCGCGCGAAAAGCTCTCCTACCTTACCGTGGCCTGCACCACCGAAGAAAAGGCGATGAAATTCACACAGCTTATTGAGTGCGATTATATTTACACTTCGGCCTCGGATGATATTTGGGGAACCGAATATGCCGCTGTACTGAAGAACGTTATTGCCATTGCCGCCGGTATTGCACACGGGCAACGTTTTGGCGACAATTTTCATGCTGTGCTCGTTTCGCGGGCTATCCAGGAAATAAAACGTTTTGTTGACCAGGTGCATCCTATTAACCGCGACATAAAAGCCCCGGCCTATCTGGGCGACCTTATGGTAACGGCTTACTCGCAATTTAGCCGAAACCGGACTTTTGGATCAATGATAGGAAAAGGTTATTCAGTAAAAGCTGCGCAATTGGAGTTGAATATGGTTGCAGAGGGTTATTATGCTACAAAATCGATTTATCAGATTAACCAGCAGTACAAAGTTGATATGCCCATTTGCGAGGCGGCTTACAAAATACTTTACGACAAAATCCCTCCACATAAGGTGTTTGGCGAGCTGACCAGGAAATTGTGTTGA
- a CDS encoding DUF819 family protein, translated as METPFLALIILFVITPVLVIYLEGKFSILKKIGAVLICYGVGLIIGNMGVLPHGAEKYQNMLTDITIPLALPLILFSVDVRSWFKMARSAFLALVTGLISVLLIIIIGYFIFRNDIENIWQVAGMLVGVYTGGTPNMAAMKTALNVSQELYIMTHTYDMTLGAIYLVFILSIGQKVFLWFLPPFKPLKTEDTGVAEMNMEEEFESYDGMLKKKTLLPLIGAFGISVAILGVSYGISLLLPKEYQTAVVILLITTFGIAFSFIPKIKAIKKTFQLGMYLILIFCLTVASMADISKLSNISFSLFYYVALAVYGSHLIHIALARMFKIDADTVIISTSALICSPPFVPVVAGALKNRQVILTGLVVGIAGYAVGNYLGVLIAYILK; from the coding sequence ATGGAAACACCGTTTCTGGCGTTGATTATTCTGTTTGTTATCACTCCTGTTCTGGTTATTTATCTTGAAGGGAAGTTTTCTATCCTAAAGAAAATTGGTGCCGTGCTGATTTGTTACGGTGTTGGTTTAATTATTGGCAATATGGGCGTACTGCCTCACGGGGCCGAGAAATACCAGAACATGCTCACCGATATTACCATTCCGCTGGCCTTGCCCTTAATTCTTTTTTCGGTTGATGTACGGTCGTGGTTTAAAATGGCACGATCGGCTTTTTTGGCGCTTGTAACAGGATTGATCTCGGTGTTGTTGATTATAATTATCGGTTATTTTATTTTCCGAAACGACATTGAAAACATCTGGCAGGTGGCCGGAATGCTGGTAGGTGTATACACTGGCGGAACACCTAATATGGCCGCCATGAAAACAGCTTTAAACGTTTCGCAGGAGTTGTACATTATGACTCACACTTACGACATGACACTGGGTGCCATATACCTGGTTTTTATTCTTTCCATCGGGCAGAAAGTATTTCTGTGGTTTTTGCCGCCTTTTAAACCGCTTAAAACCGAAGACACAGGCGTTGCAGAAATGAATATGGAAGAAGAGTTTGAATCGTACGACGGGATGTTGAAAAAAAAGACCCTACTTCCATTAATCGGTGCATTTGGAATTTCGGTGGCTATTCTGGGTGTGAGTTATGGTATCAGTTTGCTTTTACCTAAAGAATACCAAACAGCCGTAGTTATTCTGTTGATCACCACTTTTGGAATTGCCTTTTCGTTTATACCCAAAATAAAAGCCATAAAAAAGACCTTTCAGCTGGGCATGTACCTCATTCTTATTTTTTGTTTAACCGTTGCTTCCATGGCCGACATCAGCAAATTATCGAACATTTCCTTTTCGTTGTTTTACTACGTGGCTCTGGCTGTTTACGGATCGCACCTTATTCACATAGCTCTGGCCCGTATGTTTAAAATTGATGCCGATACGGTGATCATTTCAACCAGCGCACTAATTTGCTCGCCACCTTTTGTTCCGGTGGTTGCCGGCGCATTAAAAAACCGCCAGGTTATTTTAACCGGACTGGTTGTAGGAATCGCCGGTTACGCCGTTGGAAATTATTTGGGAGTTCTTATTGCTTATATACTAAAATAG